Proteins from one Muntiacus reevesi chromosome X, mMunRee1.1, whole genome shotgun sequence genomic window:
- the TMEM35A gene encoding novel acetylcholine receptor chaperone, whose amino-acid sequence MASPRTVTVVALSVALGLFFVFMGTIKLTPRLSKDAYSEMKRAYKSYVRALPLLKKMGINSILLRKSIGALEVACGIVMTLVPGRPKDVANFFLLLLVLAVLFFHQLVGDPLKRYAHALVFGILLTCRLLIARKPEDRSSEKKSSPPENAGSDSNVGNTEEQPSLYEKAPQGKMKLS is encoded by the exons atggcATCCCCTAGAACCGTAACCGTCGTGGCCCTCTCAGTGGCCCTGGGACTCTTCTTTGTTTTCATGGGGACTATCAAGTTGACCCCCAGGCTCAGCAAGGATGCCTACAGTGAGATG AAACGTGCTTACAAGAGCTATGTGCGAGCCCTCCCTCTGCTGAAGAAAATGGGGATCAATTCCATTCTCCTCCGCAAAAGCATTGGTGCTCTTGAGGTGGCCTGTGGCATTGTCATGACTCTCGTGCCTGGGCGTCCCAAAGATGTAGCCAACTTTTTCCTCCTCTTGCTGGTGTTGGCGGTCCTCTTCTTCCACCAGCTAGTCGGTGATCCTCTCAAACGCTACGCCCATGCCCTGGTGTTTGGAATCCTGCTCACCTGCCGCCTGTTGATTGCCCGCAAGCCCGAAGACCGGTCTTCTGAGAAGAAATCCTCGCCGCCAGAGAATGCGGGGAGTGACAGCAATGTGGGGAATACCGAGGAGCAGCCGTCCTTATATGAGAAGGCCCCTCAGGGCAAAATGAAATTGTCGTAG